The window TCTGACACGCATCAGCGTGATCGAGTGCAGAAGCCGCAGGCGTACGCCGAAGCGGGGATCCCGGTCTACCTGTTGATCGACCGGGACCACCTCTCCGTGCTCGTGCACAGCGACCCGGATCCTGAGGACGGATACCAGGACATCCACATGGTCAAGCTGGGCGGGAAGGTCACCCTCCCCGATCCTGTCGGCATCGAACTCGACACCGAGGACCTCAAGTCGTACATCGACTGACCGACGCCGCTCACCACCGCCCCCGCACCCGTTCCACCCCCGCCCACACACCCAGCCCCACGACGGCTCCGCCCAACACCGCCAGCGGTAGTTCGGCGTAGAGCACGCTCCAGTCGGGGGCCTGTTCGAAGCGCCAGAAGCGTCCCCGGACGTCGACCGACCACACCGCGAGTCCGGCGCCCGCCCCCAGTGCCGTGGTCAGACAGCCGCCGGCGGCCTGTGTGCGTTGTCCCATGCTCGGGACAGACGTGTGGAGGCCGCCCACGGGTTCCGTCAGGTCGTCATGTCCCGGCGTCGCAGGCCCGCCAGGCCCACCGCCACCAGTGCCGCCGCCAGCGCCAGCAGGACCAGCACCGGGCCCCACTCCATCCCGCCGCCCGGCAGCTTCGGGAGGTGGCCGAAGGGGGAGAGGTCCAGGACCGTCTGCGGGGCGTCCAGTGCGGGGCCCACCCAGCCGATCAGCAGGACGGCTCCGGCCACCGCCCAGGCCGCCATCGCCGCGCGCGGCAGGACGCCGTACAGAAGGACCGCGAGGCCGCCGATGACCCAGATCGCCGGGAGTTGGACCAGGCAGGCGCCCAGGATGGGGGCGACCTCCTTGCCGTAGCCCACCGCGAAGCCCGCCCCCGCCAGCAGCATGATCAGGGCCGAGCCCGCGAAGGCGATCAGCAGGTGGCCGGCCGCCCAGCGCAGGCGGCCCACGGCGTTCGCCAGGACCGGTTCCGCTCGCATCGAGGTCTCCTCGCCGTGCAGGCGCAGGGTCGAGGAGACGATGTACAGGGCCGCGATCAGGCCGAGCATGCTGACCATCGAGGCGAGGAACGCGTCCGTGATGCCGGACTGGCCGCCCATGCGCTGGAAGATCTCGCGGGCGTTCTCGTTGTCGCCGACCAGGTCCGCGACCCCGTCCGTGAGGCCGCCGTAAATGACTCCGGCCAGGAAGAAGCCGATCGACCAGCCGAGGACGGATCCGCGCTGCAGCCGCCAGGCCAGCGCGCCCGCCGTGCCGAGGCGGCCGAGTGCGGGGCCTGGTCGAGCGGGCAGGAAGCTCATGCCGACGTCCCGGCGCCCGGCCAGCTCATAGGCCACCGCGCCCTGGATCACCGCCGCCGCGAGGAACAGCAGCAGCACCCACCACCGTTCGTCCGCGAACGACCGCAGGTTCGACAGCCAGCCCAGCGGTGAGATCCAGGTCAGGGCGGAAGAGCCGTCGTCCGAGGCGGAGTCGCCCGCCGCGCGCAGGACGAAGGCCGCGCCCAGCAGGCCCGCCGTCAGGCCCCGCGCCAGCCGTGCGCTCTCCGTGAACTGCGCGACGATCGCCGCCAGCGTCGCGAACACCATGCCCACCCCGGCCAGGCCGAGACCGAAGGCAAGGGCTCCGGCGGCTCCTTGGCCCGCCAGGCCCACCGTCACCAGCAATGCGAGTACGGCGTTCGCGACCCCCGCCGTCAGCAGCGCCGCCGTCAGGGACGCCCTGCGCCCCACCATCCCGGACGCCACCAGCTCCTGCCGCCCGCTCTCCTCCTCGTCCCGTGTATGCCGTACGACGACCAGCAGGCTGACCACGGCCGCGAGCGCACCCGCGTACACGCCGACCCGCCAGGCCGTCAGCGCGCCGAGGGAGTCGTCGAAGACCGGGCCGATCAGGGCGCGGAAGGAGGCGTTGGTGGCCGTGTCCTCCACCAGCCGGGCGCGGTCCGCGTCGGTCGCGTAGACGTTCTCCAGGGTGCTCGGCATCGACAGGATCATCAGCGCGTTCACCGCGACCCACACCGGGATCATCAGCCGGTCGCGGCGCAGGGCGAACCGCAACAGCGTTGTGGTGCCCGCGAGTTCGGCGGTGGCCGTGGTCATCGGGCCGCCTCCTGGTAGTGGCGCAGGAAGAGCTCCTCCAGCGTCGGCGGGGTCGAGGTCAGCGACCGTACGCCGGACTCGGCGAGCGACTTCAGTACGGCGTCCAGCTTGTCCGTGTCCACCTGGAGCCGGACCCGGTGGCCCTGGACGTCCAGGTCGTGCACGCCGGGCAGGTGCGTCAATCCGTTGGGCGCGGCGACCAGTTCGGCGGTGACGCTCGTCCGGGTGAGGTGCCGCAGGTCCGCGAGGGACCCGGTCTCGACCGTGCGCCCCTTGCGGATGATGCTCACCCGGTCGCAGAGCTCCTCGACCTCGCTGAGGATGTGCGAGGAGAGCAGGATCGTACGGCCGCGCTCCCGCTCCTCCTCCACGCAGCGCTGGAAGACCTCCTCCATCAGCGGGTCGAGGCCCGAGGTCGGCTCGTCCAGGATCAGCAGGTCCACGTCCGAGGCGAAGGCGGCGACCAGGGCGACCTTCTGACGGTTGCCCTTGGAGTAGGTGCGGCCCTTCTTGGTGGGGTCCAGCTCGAAGCGGTCGATGAGCTCGGTGCGTCGGCGTTGGTCGAGTCCGCCGCGGAGGCGGCCGTAGAGGTCGATCACCTCGCCGCCGGACAGGTTTCGCCACAGGGTCACGTCGCCGGGGACGTAGGCGATGCGGCGGTGCACCTCGACGGCGTCCGCCCACGGGTCGCGGCCGAGGATCTGGGCGGCGCCGGAGTCGGGGCGCAGGAGGCCGAGCAGGACGCGGATGGTGGTGGATTTTCCGGCGCCGTTGGGGCCGAGGAAGCCGTGCACCTCGCCGGTGGTCACCTCCAGGTCGAGGCCGTCCAGGGCGTGGGTCTTGCCGAAGGCCTTGTGGAGTCCGGAGACGGTGATTGCCTTGGTCATGGTTCAGAACGTACGCTTCTTTCAGAAATTTGTGAAGTTAAGGAAGCGTATGAATCCCCGATAGGATGTGCGCATGACGGAAGCAGCCGAGGTGGGGCGGGACACGGATGCCGTGTCGAGGTTTGTCGAATCCTTCGCGGCGCAGCTGGTCGAGGCGGGGATGCAGCGCATGGCCGCCCGCGTGTTCGCTGCGCTGCTCGCGTCCGACGAGGGTGTTCTGACCTCCGCGGAACTGGGCGAGCAGCTCCAGATCAGCCCCGCGGCGGTCTCCGGCGCGGTCCGTTACCTCGCCCAGACCCACATGGTCTCCCGCGAACGCGAACCCGGCTCCCGCCGCGAGCGCTACCGCGTCCACGGCGACCAGTGGTACGAGGCCCTGACCAACCGCGAGGCCGTCATCAAGCGGTGGGAGGGGGCACTGCGGGAGGGCGTGGTGAGCCTCGGTCCGGACACCCCTGCGGGCCGCCGTATGGCCGAGACGCTGGCCTTCTTCGAGTTCATCGAGGGGGAGATCGCGGCGATGATGGAGCGGTGGAGGGTGCATCGGGAGCGGGATTTCGGGGGCGGGTGATTTTGGGCGGGGGCGGGGTCCCTGGGTGCGGGCGGCCCCCCGGCAACTACGGCGAACCGTGGGCCGTCTGGTGGGCCGCTTGATCAGCCGTCCGGTGGGCCGCCGCGGCGCTCCGCGCCCTACCGCGGCCGCCCGCTGTGCCGCCGAGTGGCCCGCCGCCCCGCGCCCTGCCGCGGCCGTCCGGTGGGCCGCCGTCCTGCGCCGCCCGTCCTGCCCCGGCCGCCCGGTGCCCCGCCGTCCCGCCCCCACGCGGCCCGGTG of the Streptomyces sp. NBC_00287 genome contains:
- a CDS encoding ABC transporter permease, which gives rise to MTTATAELAGTTTLLRFALRRDRLMIPVWVAVNALMILSMPSTLENVYATDADRARLVEDTATNASFRALIGPVFDDSLGALTAWRVGVYAGALAAVVSLLVVVRHTRDEEESGRQELVASGMVGRRASLTAALLTAGVANAVLALLVTVGLAGQGAAGALAFGLGLAGVGMVFATLAAIVAQFTESARLARGLTAGLLGAAFVLRAAGDSASDDGSSALTWISPLGWLSNLRSFADERWWVLLLFLAAAVIQGAVAYELAGRRDVGMSFLPARPGPALGRLGTAGALAWRLQRGSVLGWSIGFFLAGVIYGGLTDGVADLVGDNENAREIFQRMGGQSGITDAFLASMVSMLGLIAALYIVSSTLRLHGEETSMRAEPVLANAVGRLRWAAGHLLIAFAGSALIMLLAGAGFAVGYGKEVAPILGACLVQLPAIWVIGGLAVLLYGVLPRAAMAAWAVAGAVLLIGWVGPALDAPQTVLDLSPFGHLPKLPGGGMEWGPVLVLLALAAALVAVGLAGLRRRDMTT
- a CDS encoding ABC transporter ATP-binding protein encodes the protein MTKAITVSGLHKAFGKTHALDGLDLEVTTGEVHGFLGPNGAGKSTTIRVLLGLLRPDSGAAQILGRDPWADAVEVHRRIAYVPGDVTLWRNLSGGEVIDLYGRLRGGLDQRRRTELIDRFELDPTKKGRTYSKGNRQKVALVAAFASDVDLLILDEPTSGLDPLMEEVFQRCVEEERERGRTILLSSHILSEVEELCDRVSIIRKGRTVETGSLADLRHLTRTSVTAELVAAPNGLTHLPGVHDLDVQGHRVRLQVDTDKLDAVLKSLAESGVRSLTSTPPTLEELFLRHYQEAAR
- a CDS encoding GbsR/MarR family transcriptional regulator; this translates as MTEAAEVGRDTDAVSRFVESFAAQLVEAGMQRMAARVFAALLASDEGVLTSAELGEQLQISPAAVSGAVRYLAQTHMVSREREPGSRRERYRVHGDQWYEALTNREAVIKRWEGALREGVVSLGPDTPAGRRMAETLAFFEFIEGEIAAMMERWRVHRERDFGGG